From the genome of Desulfovibrio porci, one region includes:
- a CDS encoding SEL1-like repeat protein: MRATITADSSRGPGYGIIEIHDAGNVIDPVFVLRRGSDGKTLSGGGWQESESALTPDAWDNDGGSLRLSVGPAVVDEMDNLDAYRLSLPGAGVCVLVLRDLVYSHISGGQGVGVYAPPAPEAEAPVETVTEPEPVAEEETPPEPVLPSVVGEPPLEMPEERKGKKGGKGGLLAGALLLLLLIGGAVWWFALRAPEKPPLPPAPAADQNRTAPAASAEKSPLAAAREQLRGEARPEMSLALAKPMRKDGAGAEESDAAFLLLEDAAQKGNAEAMLLVGQFYDPLSPLPHGSIPVDMSQAKHWYEQAAQKGRTEAAKALDALRVHARDEAAKGNTEAQNLLQNWK, encoded by the coding sequence ATGCGCGCCACCATCACAGCGGACTCCTCTCGCGGCCCCGGTTACGGCATTATCGAAATCCACGACGCGGGCAATGTCATTGATCCTGTTTTTGTGCTCCGCCGGGGTTCGGACGGCAAAACCCTTTCCGGCGGCGGCTGGCAGGAGAGCGAAAGCGCGCTCACGCCCGACGCCTGGGACAATGACGGCGGCAGCCTGCGCCTGTCCGTGGGCCCGGCCGTGGTGGACGAGATGGACAATCTGGACGCCTACCGCCTCAGCCTGCCCGGCGCGGGCGTCTGCGTGCTGGTTCTCCGGGATCTGGTCTATTCGCATATCAGCGGCGGCCAGGGCGTCGGCGTCTATGCGCCGCCCGCCCCCGAAGCCGAAGCGCCGGTGGAGACTGTGACGGAGCCCGAGCCGGTGGCGGAAGAAGAAACCCCGCCGGAACCGGTTTTGCCTTCCGTGGTCGGGGAGCCGCCCCTGGAAATGCCCGAGGAGCGCAAAGGGAAAAAAGGCGGCAAAGGCGGCCTGCTGGCGGGCGCGCTGCTGCTTCTGCTGCTGATCGGCGGCGCTGTGTGGTGGTTTGCGCTACGCGCGCCGGAAAAACCGCCCCTGCCGCCCGCGCCCGCAGCGGACCAGAACCGGACGGCCCCCGCCGCATCCGCCGAAAAATCTCCTCTAGCCGCCGCGCGTGAGCAGTTGCGCGGCGAGGCCCGGCCCGAAATGAGCCTGGCCCTGGCCAAGCCCATGCGCAAGGACGGCGCCGGCGCTGAAGAAAGCGACGCGGCCTTTCTGCTGCTGGAAGACGCGGCCCAGAAGGGCAATGCGGAAGCCATGCTGCTGGTGGGGCAGTTTTACGATCCACTCAGTCCCCTGCCGCACGGCAGCATTCCTGTGGACATGAGCCAGGCAAAGCACTGGTACGAGCAGGCTGCGCAAAAAGGCCGGACCGAAGCCGCCAAGGCTCTGGACGCCCTGCGCGTCCATGCGCGGGACGAAGCGGCCAAGGGCAACACCGAAGCCCAAAACCTGCTGCAAAACTGGAAGTAA
- a CDS encoding vWA domain-containing protein, which produces MHLSVRLWLPLFAALCLGLAAAAVRAEPASAPAPSSGPLLQEGKKNLFQRVVSHPGASLRAEPRADATVLQEAVVPFTVLYVYARQDGWLRVGPSTSQPAGWLEAAKATDWNQSLTLLFTPRTGRDPVLFFKTEQDLNALCSAQDMEKQLDALLNAAAAFAKPGTGGAAADLPATFPVIASEPGGAQGAVSEKRFYLMPILAMQDPFDGVKFLRVASIDPGDYAKNKNSQGKNGPPKTGIALVIDTSISMKPYIEQSFNVVRQIYDKIEQDKMADNVGFAVVAFRSSTTATPGLEYVSRVVSDFATAKNRKSLEDKLAQVREATVSSHDFNEDSLAGVYKAVEELNWSEYTSRLILLITDAGPLKSDDTYASVKMGVNELNDFARQKGIWITVLHVKSPGGAKNHSYAEQSYRALSKLSGNRSNYQAVAAPTPAEGARQFAAVAKTLAAGMVDMVKNTADGKIMTRPKDETPQQATPEQRAAQLAATLGYAMQLEYLGRARENQAPGVVNSWIADMDLKRLARHEQSPSVEVAVLLTKNQLNDLSAQLKAIIDNAERTKKTDSRDFFQGILSASTRMARDPNLPTQGKNLAELGVLAEFLDGLPYKSDIMLLREEDWYRMSIGEQTAFINRLKSRLARYEEYDRDRANWESFGQPNAGDWVYRVPLNMLP; this is translated from the coding sequence ATGCATCTGAGCGTCCGTTTGTGGCTGCCCCTTTTTGCGGCGCTGTGTCTGGGGCTGGCCGCCGCGGCTGTCCGGGCCGAACCGGCTTCCGCACCGGCTCCTTCCTCCGGCCCGTTGCTCCAGGAGGGCAAAAAAAACCTTTTCCAGCGGGTGGTCAGCCATCCGGGGGCCAGCCTGCGGGCCGAACCCAGGGCCGACGCCACAGTGCTTCAGGAAGCCGTGGTTCCCTTTACCGTGCTCTATGTCTACGCCCGGCAGGACGGCTGGCTGCGGGTGGGCCCTTCCACCAGCCAACCCGCGGGTTGGCTGGAAGCGGCCAAGGCCACGGACTGGAACCAGTCCCTGACCTTGCTGTTCACCCCGCGCACGGGGCGTGATCCGGTGCTTTTCTTCAAGACCGAGCAGGACCTCAACGCCCTCTGTTCCGCCCAGGACATGGAAAAGCAACTGGACGCCCTGCTGAACGCGGCGGCCGCATTCGCCAAACCGGGCACAGGCGGCGCGGCCGCCGATCTGCCCGCGACCTTCCCCGTCATCGCCAGCGAACCCGGCGGCGCCCAGGGGGCGGTGTCTGAAAAGCGTTTTTATCTCATGCCCATTCTGGCCATGCAGGACCCCTTTGACGGGGTGAAATTTCTGCGCGTGGCCTCCATTGACCCCGGCGACTATGCGAAAAACAAGAACAGCCAGGGCAAAAACGGCCCGCCCAAGACCGGCATCGCGCTGGTCATCGACACCTCCATTTCCATGAAACCCTATATTGAGCAGAGCTTCAACGTGGTCCGGCAGATCTACGACAAGATCGAACAGGACAAGATGGCCGACAATGTGGGCTTCGCTGTGGTGGCTTTCCGCAGCAGCACCACGGCAACGCCCGGCCTGGAATACGTCTCCAGGGTGGTCAGCGATTTCGCCACGGCCAAAAACCGCAAGAGCCTGGAGGACAAACTGGCCCAGGTGCGCGAGGCCACGGTCTCCAGCCACGACTTTAACGAGGATTCCCTGGCGGGCGTGTACAAGGCCGTGGAAGAGCTGAACTGGAGCGAATATACCTCGCGCCTGATCCTCCTGATCACCGACGCGGGCCCCCTGAAAAGCGACGACACGTACGCCTCGGTCAAGATGGGCGTCAACGAGCTCAATGATTTCGCCCGGCAAAAAGGCATCTGGATCACGGTGCTGCACGTCAAAAGCCCCGGCGGGGCCAAGAATCACAGCTACGCCGAACAGAGCTACCGCGCCCTGAGCAAGCTTTCCGGCAACCGTTCCAATTATCAGGCTGTCGCCGCTCCCACCCCGGCGGAAGGCGCGCGCCAGTTCGCGGCCGTGGCCAAAACCCTGGCCGCGGGCATGGTGGATATGGTCAAGAATACGGCCGACGGCAAAATCATGACCCGGCCCAAGGATGAAACGCCGCAGCAGGCCACGCCCGAACAGCGGGCGGCCCAACTGGCCGCGACCCTGGGCTATGCCATGCAGCTGGAATATCTGGGCCGGGCGCGAGAAAACCAGGCCCCCGGCGTGGTCAATTCCTGGATCGCGGACATGGACCTCAAGCGTCTCGCCAGGCATGAGCAAAGCCCCAGCGTGGAAGTGGCCGTGCTGCTGACCAAAAATCAGCTCAACGACCTCAGCGCGCAGCTCAAGGCCATCATCGACAATGCCGAGCGCACCAAAAAGACCGACTCGCGCGACTTCTTCCAGGGCATTCTTTCAGCCTCCACGCGCATGGCGCGCGATCCCAATCTGCCCACTCAGGGCAAGAATCTGGCCGAACTGGGCGTACTGGCCGAATTTCTGGACGGCCTGCCCTACAAGAGCGACATCATGCTGCTGCGCGAAGAGGACTGGTACCGCATGAGCATCGGCGAGCAGACGGCCTTCATCAACCGGCTCAAGTCCCGCCTGGCCCGCTATGAGGAATACGACCGGGACCGCGCCAACTGGGAAAGCTTCGGCCAGCCCAACGCCGGGGACTGGGTCTACCGCGTGCCCCTGAACATGCTGCCGTAG
- a CDS encoding IS1595 family transposase, protein MYERRSRLSNRQQTELIKFFVAGATARAAGEMVGVNRNTAASYFMRLRRLIASHLPSYRLSGEIEADESYFGGVRKGKRGRGAAGKIAVFGLLKRNGRVYTAIIPDARTETLLPIIREQVEPDSIVYTDTFSAYNALDINGFHHHRINHSQKFAEQYNHINGIENFWNQAKRHLRRFNGIKPEHFYWFLKECEWRFNGGNHKQLLTELTYWVKQAKH, encoded by the coding sequence ATGTATGAAAGGCGCAGCAGACTAAGTAATCGGCAACAGACCGAACTCATAAAATTTTTTGTGGCAGGCGCTACGGCAAGGGCTGCCGGAGAAATGGTAGGAGTAAACCGTAACACAGCCGCATCCTATTTCATGCGCTTGCGCCGTCTTATTGCTTCCCATCTCCCCAGTTATCGGTTGTCCGGTGAGATAGAAGCTGATGAGAGTTACTTTGGCGGAGTAAGAAAAGGTAAACGAGGACGGGGAGCTGCCGGAAAAATAGCCGTTTTTGGTCTGCTGAAGAGAAACGGCAGAGTCTATACGGCAATCATTCCCGATGCCCGTACGGAAACACTTCTGCCTATCATCAGAGAACAGGTGGAGCCTGACAGCATAGTCTATACGGATACGTTTTCAGCTTACAACGCCCTGGATATCAACGGATTCCATCATCATCGCATCAATCATTCCCAGAAGTTTGCGGAACAATATAATCATATCAACGGAATAGAAAATTTCTGGAATCAGGCCAAAAGACACTTACGTCGCTTTAACGGTATCAAGCCTGAACACTTTTACTGGTTCCTCAAGGAGTGCGAATGGCGCTTCAATGGGGGCAATCATAAACAACTCCTAACTGAGCTAACTTATTGGGTAAAACAAGCTAAACATTAG
- a CDS encoding ABC transporter ATP-binding protein produces the protein MAEMEDTSDLVFSLRGVGKHRPGRDGFHLRLAAFDAPRGQLLALAGPSGCGKSTALDLLACALKPDIQTADGRESAACFLFAPTPQRREDVLAAWRRGGTDALAALRLRHLGYVLQTGGLLPFLSAGENILLHCRSLGIAEQRREAVDALVERLGIGHLLKQYPATLSVGERQRVAIARALAHGPGVVLADEPTAALDPWHARNVLGLFTDLARELGITMIMVTHAPDMAADAGFSLVRFTVESGPDGVFADVRHAAGGD, from the coding sequence ATGGCTGAGATGGAAGATACGAGCGATCTGGTCTTTTCCCTGCGCGGCGTGGGCAAACACCGTCCCGGCCGGGACGGCTTTCATCTGCGCCTCGCGGCCTTTGACGCGCCGCGCGGCCAGTTACTCGCCCTGGCCGGTCCCAGCGGCTGCGGCAAAAGCACGGCCCTGGACCTGCTGGCTTGCGCGCTGAAACCCGACATCCAAACGGCGGACGGACGCGAGTCCGCAGCCTGTTTTCTTTTCGCCCCCACGCCCCAACGGCGCGAGGACGTGCTGGCCGCCTGGCGGCGCGGCGGCACGGACGCCCTGGCGGCCCTGCGCCTGCGGCATCTGGGCTATGTCCTCCAGACCGGCGGGCTGCTGCCCTTTTTATCCGCCGGGGAAAACATTTTGCTGCACTGCCGCAGCCTGGGCATCGCCGAACAGCGCCGGGAAGCCGTGGACGCCCTGGTGGAGCGCCTGGGCATCGGGCATCTGCTCAAACAGTATCCGGCCACGCTTTCCGTGGGCGAACGCCAGCGGGTGGCCATTGCCCGCGCCCTGGCCCACGGCCCCGGCGTGGTGCTGGCCGACGAGCCCACCGCCGCCCTGGACCCCTGGCACGCCCGCAATGTGCTGGGTCTGTTCACGGATCTGGCGCGGGAACTGGGCATTACCATGATCATGGTCACGCACGCCCCGGACATGGCTGCGGACGCCGGTTTCAGCCTGGTCCGCTTTACGGTGGAGTCCGGGCCAGACGGCGTTTTCGCCGACGTGCGCCATGCGGCCGGGGGGGATTGA
- a CDS encoding ABC transporter permease, with the protein MRTVARACLLALKDYAHEGLLSACAVLGLAAVLTPLLVLYGVKFGVVQTLTDRLREDPRNLEISPVTSGRYTGEYLARLAAHPDVSFVLPRTRSIAATMDLSRGEGTARKTLVASLEPTAPGDPLLARYHATVPAMPPAPDMADKANGADENGSPPLAPVGVTLSATAAEKLGARRGDLLLGRVERRYQGRVQSARVSLRVAAVLPLPAQQKDVAYVPLPLLEAAEDYRDGRAVPEMDALNGRSGEWTGEPRPEGPRVYPGFRLYARDLEAVGTLRQGFARQNLAVYTHAEEIEQVTTLSRALNLIFGLICAAAAAGFLASTASSALAGVKRKERILGLLRLTGFATGALMLFPLAQTLLTAVLGTAVAAAVYAVAAAVINSLFSTGLNGMEQVCRLPPEHFLLAFALVAGLSLLAALGPALRAARVEPSEVIRDV; encoded by the coding sequence ATGCGGACCGTGGCGCGCGCCTGCCTGCTGGCGCTCAAGGATTACGCCCACGAGGGCCTGCTCTCGGCCTGCGCCGTGCTGGGCCTGGCCGCCGTGCTCACGCCCCTGCTGGTGCTCTACGGGGTCAAATTCGGCGTGGTCCAGACCCTCACGGACCGCCTGCGCGAAGACCCCCGCAACCTGGAAATCTCGCCCGTGACCAGCGGGCGTTATACAGGCGAATATCTGGCCCGGCTGGCCGCGCACCCGGACGTAAGCTTTGTGCTGCCGCGCACCCGTTCCATTGCCGCCACCATGGACCTCAGCCGGGGCGAAGGAACGGCGCGGAAAACCCTGGTGGCCTCCCTGGAGCCAACGGCTCCGGGCGATCCCCTGCTGGCCCGCTATCACGCGACTGTTCCGGCCATGCCTCCTGCTCCGGATATGGCGGACAAGGCGAACGGGGCTGATGAAAACGGCTCGCCGCCCCTTGCGCCCGTCGGCGTGACCCTTTCCGCCACAGCCGCCGAAAAACTGGGAGCGCGCCGGGGCGACTTGCTGCTGGGGCGTGTGGAGCGCCGTTATCAGGGGCGGGTGCAGAGCGCCCGCGTGAGCCTGCGGGTAGCAGCCGTCCTGCCCCTGCCCGCCCAGCAGAAGGACGTGGCCTATGTGCCCCTGCCCCTGCTGGAAGCCGCCGAGGACTACCGCGACGGACGCGCCGTGCCCGAGATGGACGCGCTGAACGGCCGGTCCGGGGAATGGACCGGAGAACCCCGGCCCGAAGGCCCGCGCGTCTATCCCGGCTTCCGCCTGTATGCCCGTGATCTGGAGGCGGTCGGCACGCTGCGCCAGGGCTTCGCCCGACAGAATCTGGCCGTCTACACCCACGCCGAAGAAATCGAGCAGGTCACCACCCTGTCCCGGGCCCTGAATCTGATCTTCGGTCTGATCTGCGCGGCGGCGGCCGCCGGTTTTCTGGCCTCCACAGCCAGCAGCGCCTTGGCCGGGGTCAAACGCAAGGAGCGCATTCTGGGCCTGTTGCGGCTTACGGGCTTCGCCACAGGCGCGCTGATGCTCTTTCCCCTGGCCCAGACCCTGCTCACCGCCGTGCTGGGCACGGCCGTGGCCGCCGCCGTTTACGCCGTGGCCGCGGCGGTCATCAACAGTCTTTTTTCCACCGGCCTCAACGGCATGGAACAGGTCTGCCGCCTGCCGCCCGAGCATTTTCTGCTGGCTTTCGCCCTGGTGGCCGGGCTTTCCCTGCTGGCCGCCCTGGGGCCCGCCCTGCGCGCCGCGCGCGTGGAACCTTCGGAGGTGATCCGTGATGTCTGA
- a CDS encoding formylglycine-generating enzyme family protein produces the protein MSELKSRLRLFCLCILALGLIFCGVRPAEAALARKDSVNPADACNPQPADDDITLPMPCGLSMVFKLVAVPAKGFLWDMPVRPGLDDSANAGRAFYDRRYNAALSGPFALDDLPAAWRKAAPQGRNYYYLIAKYEVSNLQWRAIMDASCPDSRNLAADAARPVTDVSWYDAVDFTRRYTAWLLKNAPDALPRFAGDSRNVGFVRLPTETEWEYAARGGQTAGSQQLLQEDFFALPQGASKNDYAVYRPEGAAHIPENAARIGSRKPNPLGLYDTAGNAAEMVLDSFRFSLAGRLHGSAGGFVRKGGSFLSGDAEILPGRREETPFFLADGPAHARDLGFRPVISGINTPGGGRPEELLAEWNKAGESMAPSMQAARNPLEELDRMLVMARDPAVKNNLQKLRDTIKDNNIMLERQKQLEAQSLLRTGVYMIETIRNYASRRNSLQSQLQSMERDVKTAKGQTLEKLRQIMDTARRGLAMLDTSLDKSLTFYRSKVDDGTQLAQDALAAAEESLGKDFSGDDPFNENMRRNLALFRRHVDLFRKNKPLPREAMQKEILERRFQ, from the coding sequence ATGTCTGAGTTGAAGTCCCGTCTTCGCCTCTTCTGCCTGTGTATCCTGGCGCTGGGCCTGATTTTTTGCGGCGTTCGCCCCGCAGAGGCGGCCCTGGCCCGCAAGGACAGCGTCAATCCGGCCGATGCCTGCAATCCCCAGCCTGCGGACGACGATATCACGCTGCCCATGCCTTGCGGCCTGAGTATGGTTTTCAAGCTGGTGGCCGTACCGGCCAAGGGTTTTCTCTGGGACATGCCCGTGCGCCCCGGCCTGGACGACAGCGCCAACGCCGGGCGGGCGTTCTACGACCGGCGCTATAACGCGGCCCTGTCCGGTCCCTTCGCGCTGGATGACCTGCCCGCCGCCTGGCGCAAGGCGGCTCCGCAGGGGCGGAATTATTACTACCTCATCGCCAAATACGAGGTCAGTAACCTGCAATGGCGGGCCATTATGGACGCATCCTGCCCGGACAGCCGGAATCTTGCGGCCGACGCGGCCCGGCCCGTGACCGACGTGAGCTGGTACGACGCCGTGGACTTCACCCGCCGCTATACGGCCTGGCTGCTGAAAAACGCGCCCGACGCCCTGCCCCGCTTCGCCGGGGACAGCCGCAACGTGGGCTTTGTGCGCCTGCCCACGGAAACCGAATGGGAATATGCCGCGCGCGGCGGCCAGACGGCGGGCAGCCAGCAATTGCTGCAGGAGGATTTCTTCGCCCTGCCGCAAGGAGCAAGCAAAAACGACTACGCCGTGTACCGCCCCGAAGGCGCGGCCCATATCCCGGAAAACGCGGCCCGCATCGGCTCGCGCAAGCCCAATCCCCTGGGCCTCTATGACACGGCCGGCAATGCGGCGGAAATGGTGCTGGACAGCTTTCGCTTTTCCCTGGCCGGACGCCTGCACGGTTCCGCCGGGGGTTTTGTGCGCAAGGGCGGCTCCTTTCTCTCCGGCGACGCGGAAATTCTGCCCGGCCGCCGTGAGGAAACGCCCTTTTTCCTGGCCGACGGCCCGGCCCATGCCCGTGATCTTGGCTTCAGGCCGGTGATCTCCGGCATCAACACGCCCGGCGGCGGCCGCCCCGAGGAGTTGCTGGCGGAATGGAACAAGGCCGGTGAAAGCATGGCCCCAAGCATGCAGGCCGCCCGCAATCCTTTGGAAGAGCTGGACCGTATGCTGGTCATGGCCCGGGATCCGGCGGTAAAAAACAATCTGCAAAAGCTGCGCGACACCATCAAAGACAACAACATCATGCTGGAGCGGCAAAAACAGCTGGAGGCCCAGTCCCTACTGCGCACCGGCGTCTACATGATTGAAACCATCCGCAATTACGCCAGCCGCCGCAACAGCCTGCAAAGCCAATTGCAGAGCATGGAGCGCGACGTCAAAACCGCCAAGGGACAAACCCTTGAAAAACTGCGCCAGATCATGGATACTGCCCGTAGAGGTCTTGCCATGCTGGACACCAGCCTGGACAAGTCCCTGACCTTCTACCGCAGCAAGGTGGACGACGGCACGCAACTGGCGCAGGACGCCCTGGCCGCCGCCGAGGAATCGCTCGGCAAGGATTTCAGCGGCGACGATCCTTTCAACGAGAACATGCGCCGCAACTTGGCCCTGTTCCGCCGTCATGTGGATTTGTTCCGCAAAAACAAGCCGCTGCCGCGCGAGGCCATGCAAAAAGAAATTCTGGAGCGTCGCTTCCAGTAG